From the genome of Bacteroidota bacterium:
CAGGGGATGTTTTTACTGTTAGTATTTATTCTGCTATTCCGTTAAATTTTCTCGTTCCGGTAACTCCGGAAGGGAGTGTTGTTATCCCTACCGTCAGTGAAGTTTTTCTAAATGGATTAACTCTTGAGAAGGCAAAGAAACTAGTGCTTGCAGAAATCAGGAAAAAATATCTCTCGGGCGAAGCATCGTTTACACTTTCTCAACCCCGATCGTTTACGGTGACAATTCGAGGCCTTGTGCTTAACGAGCAGACTCTCATTGTCACCGCCGTTAATCGCGTCGAGACGGCACTGCAGATTGCCAATGACGTTCAAGAATATAAAGCAAAAATAATCAATCCTGAGTATAAATACTTTTCATCGGCAAAGAGTGAACAAATTCTCAAATCATCCAGTAAACGGAATATTAAAATTATCCGTAAAGATGGATCGACAGTGATTGCTGATGTTGAAAAATACACGGCGACAAGAAATAAAACGTATAATCCAATGTTACAGGACGGTGATGTGATAGTTGTCCCTCCTAATAATATTGACCAAAAGTTTATTGGAATTCATGGAGCAATTGTAAAAGGGGGTACCTATGAATTTGTTGAAGGGGATAGTCTAACAACGCTCATTGCAATCGCTGGCGGTTTGACCTCAAATGCGAATCTCGAGAAAGCGATCATTTCGCGAAAGGAACAATCGGGTTCCTATTCCGAAATATCTGTTAATGTTGCAAAGATTATTTCGAAGGAAGATAATGACATAGTTTTAACGAATGGCGATAGAATTTTCATCCCGCAAAAAAATTCTGTCAATCGTGGAGGAATTGTTGAGGTTGAAGGAGAGATTAGTATTCCGGGTTCTTATTCTATCATAAAGGATTCCACAAAATTATCTGAAATTATCGCCAAAGCTGGTGGATTAACCAAATATGCAATGTTGAACGGTGCGGTAGTTATTCGTAGTCAGGATAAAGATCAAGAGGATGAGGTAGGTGATTTGTTGTTGCGGAAGGGGATAACATCGGCGGAAGATACTATCTATTACAATAATGAAATAGCATTGAGAAATAAGAATGAGATTGTTTCGGTTGATTTTGTATCGCTTTTCGAAAAAAATGATCTATCAAAAGATATATCATTGCAGAGTGGTGATCGAATTATTGTCCCTTCGAAGACCAATTCTGTTTATATCTTTGGCGAAGTAAAGTTTCCAGGATTTATCCGTTATTCAAAAGGGAAGGATCTGAATTTCTATCTTTCTGCTGCCGGTGGGCAAACGGAACATGCTGAAGAAGATGATATAAAAATCATTAAGGCCGGAAGCAAACAATGGCTTTCATTCAGCGAAACAACTGTTGAAGAGGGAGATTATGTATGGGTACCGAAGATTCCGTATCGTCCGTTTACTTATTATTTAGGTACGTATAGTCAGGTGTTTGGTATCGTTGCAACAACTGTAAGTTTAATTCTATTAGTGACACGATAACCGGAAATCTTAACGTTCATTCAGAACATTAACAATCGAAAATTATTATGCTGGAAAATTTATCAATTCTTTTACGGTGGCAAAAATTTATTCTCATTAATGTTATTGTCGTTACACTTTTGGCGATCGGAATTAGTTTACTCCTTCCGAATTGGTATAAATCAACAACTACATTGCTCCCGCCGAAACAATCCGATATTTTCGGAAATCTTGGCGGAGCAAGTTCGCTATTGAAAGGAATTGGCGGGCTCGGAAAATTAGGAGGGCTTGGGGGGAAAGCGGGTGCCTATAACTATTTTGCTATTTTACGTAGCCGTACAACAATGGAAAGAATTATTACACAATTCAATTTGATTGAAGTATATGATACGAAAAATAAATCAATGGAGTTGGCAATAAAAGAACTTGAGGGTAATGTCAATTTCGAAGAAGAAGTTGACGATAATATTTCAGTGCAGGTCTTTGATAAAGATCCCATTCGTGCAGCCAATATGGCAAATTATTTTGTTGAAGTTCTCAATGAAATAAATACACGTCTGGGCACTCAGGAAGCAAAAAGTAATAGAGAATTTATTGAGCAGCGGCTGTTGAAATGCCGATTGGACTTGCAAAATGCCGAGGATGCATTGCGAGCGTACCAAGAAAAAACTGGAATGATGATTGCTGCAGATGAAAATAATTCCAGTGTTTCAGCATATGCTGAATTGTATGCTATGAAGGTAAAGAAGGATGTTGAAATTGCTGTGTTGCAAAAAACGGTTTCATCGGATGATTCGTATTTACGTCAATTAAGGCTCGAAATTATCGAACTGAATCAGCGATTAGACAAGTTTCCGTCAGCCGGATTGGAAAGTTTTCGATTGTACC
Proteins encoded in this window:
- a CDS encoding SLBB domain-containing protein; amino-acid sequence: MSLRITYFFALLLLCVLSIGFSQMSGRDEDSKSLSNKVQQNITATVPVAVVMDGVVDPKEYIVGPGDVFTVSIYSAIPLNFLVPVTPEGSVVIPTVSEVFLNGLTLEKAKKLVLAEIRKKYLSGEASFTLSQPRSFTVTIRGLVLNEQTLIVTAVNRVETALQIANDVQEYKAKIINPEYKYFSSAKSEQILKSSSKRNIKIIRKDGSTVIADVEKYTATRNKTYNPMLQDGDVIVVPPNNIDQKFIGIHGAIVKGGTYEFVEGDSLTTLIAIAGGLTSNANLEKAIISRKEQSGSYSEISVNVAKIISKEDNDIVLTNGDRIFIPQKNSVNRGGIVEVEGEISIPGSYSIIKDSTKLSEIIAKAGGLTKYAMLNGAVVIRSQDKDQEDEVGDLLLRKGITSAEDTIYYNNEIALRNKNEIVSVDFVSLFEKNDLSKDISLQSGDRIIVPSKTNSVYIFGEVKFPGFIRYSKGKDLNFYLSAAGGQTEHAEEDDIKIIKAGSKQWLSFSETTVEEGDYVWVPKIPYRPFTYYLGTYSQVFGIVATTVSLILLVTR
- a CDS encoding Wzz/FepE/Etk N-terminal domain-containing protein, coding for MLENLSILLRWQKFILINVIVVTLLAIGISLLLPNWYKSTTTLLPPKQSDIFGNLGGASSLLKGIGGLGKLGGLGGKAGAYNYFAILRSRTTMERIITQFNLIEVYDTKNKSMELAIKELEGNVNFEEEVDDNISVQVFDKDPIRAANMANYFVEVLNEINTRLGTQEAKSNREFIEQRLLKCRLDLQNAEDALRAYQEKTGMMIAADENNSSVSAYAELYAMKVKKDVEIAVLQKTVSSDDSYLRQLRLEIIELNQRLDKFPSAGLESFRLYREVITQQRILEFILPVYEQARIDEQKDIPVLLVLDKAVPAEKKSRPQRMLIVFLASVLSLFFFVLIAFTSHGFALRSGEMSSLEQTFHRYARAIIDRYKINLT